CAATCATGATGTGCTAATATGCTTAATAAAATTCAGCGAAATCAAAGACAATATCAGTTTTCccgaaagaaaggaaaaatgaagagaaagccTTGCTCTTGTCCGTTTACCCGCTCCCTCCTCGAACCTCCAAAAGGAATGTTATCCATGGGATCCATGGACAACTATGTACCCTCTCGTTCTAAGGCCAAGCGCTTGACCGATTGTGGCATGTGCAGTGGCACACCCAATAAATATCGACTTTCATAGCTATTTGCAcctttcatttttaacaaacaatttattttttttaaactaaagttGAATGAAAACGTGTACAATTTTGGGCTGCTCAATCCACATAAAATTTTATGCAGGCTGCACTGCATTCGTTCATAATTATCGTCAAACATTAGTTTGCAGTTACCAGCTCAGTCCCTTGCACCtggatgcttttttttcttaaaaaaaatacatcccaGAATATATTGTATTaataacaggaaaataaaacctATCAAATCGATCTGCACATCACTGAGACTTCTGGCATATCGCCATAAGGGTCTCGCCCACATATTTTCAACAACAACTAAATGACGCGCTCATcgtaacaataacaacaaaatctgCAGTCACCTCATAACGCAGTTACAACTGGAGTTCGTTCAACAAACAGTCACCGGTTCAATAACACTCCCAGTCCCACCACTCTGACAATATGCTAGATCCCGTCAACAGCTCGTTAGAAATGGTGGTCCTGCCCTTCGCCTTCTACCTATGGCAGGTACCATCTTCCACAGTCGCGTACTTTTTCAGGGAGTCGCATCTCTTCAGACAGCAGGAAACTTCGTGGTCCGACCGTTCCTGTACCTTCTCCTTTCTTGCAGACGGACCCGTCGGGTACTTTCTCGTAGTTAAAACAGCGGGAGTCGAGTCTCTTCCATGGGCTCCTCTTGTCCCACCCTTCCGTGCGTCTCCAACGGCAAATCTGGCTCCATGCTGGAGTCGTTGACGACCTTGTCTCTTCGGAAGTTGTCGTCTGGTGCCGCGCCGCTGCCATTCTGCAGGGTCGAGTTGTCGGGCGCGATGACGTCACTGAAGCGCTTGTGGGAGGAGGCGTGGTGGTGGCGGTCAGGTGGGAGGGGGAATGCCTCCGCGGCGCACGCTTGGTGTCTATTCGCGTTGGGCGGGTGGCGCTGAGGCTGTCGACGTCGTTGTGCACTTTGCTGCGTGCCTTGAAGGCGCTGACCACGTCCCACGCCTCGTTGAGCAGCGGCACCACCAACACGAACAGCAGCGCCAGGAAGGCCCAGGCTTTAGCCACGTTAATCTGCAAAAGAGGGTGTTCGGATGGCGGGTTTGAGACAAACGTTTTTCTTAATTGACTTCTgcaaattttgaatttaattttaaattaaggtgttttttttttccatctatTTTTTTGAactgcagtttatttttatgatccTCATCGGCGTCGTCATCATTGCTCACCCAATGCGTAAATTCTTCCCGGCTCATGACGCGCACCAGAACCATGAAAGCAGGCCACACCAGCACCAGGACGACGGTCAGCACCAGGGAGCCGATGTTGGCCAGCAGGCGTGCAGCACGGAACGTGTCGCTGACCTCCTGCAGCGTCGGCCGGTTGTCCAGCTGGTGTGCACCGCTCAGGTTCAGCTCCCTGGCATCAGAGTGATGGCACACGTGCTAAGATCGAGGCGCcacttttcttttgtgtgtgtgtcattctgTCTACtacctttctctttcatctccttctcaacctttcaaaatttttttcctttgtctgacGCACATGCACTCGAAAACAAGTTCGCAAATATTTGTATACACATGTTATAATTATGCAGACATTAGTATACATACAATAGATGCATACTCACAAAATTACTTGCACTAAAAAACGCAAAAATATAGGCGAGACTAGCCTTTGCTTCTTTTGTCCCACTCACTCCCCCCTTCCCTAGCAGCCCACTTACTTGGCGTAGACTTCTGTCCACGGAGCCAGCGGGTTGTCGATGTCGCGAGTGTTTTCCCAGATCTCCGCGTCCTGGGACTTGTCGTAATAACGGTTGGTGACGAACGACACCACCACCGTGACGACTCCGCTGAAGAGAATGGCCACGAGGTTCCCGCAGAGCATGGGCAACTCCTTGCCTGAAAGACAAAACGATTGTTCTAGAACGTAACATTAGCATCCGTCTAAATGGTAGTGTGGGTGAACGATGGCTGTTTAACCAGAAGTCACAATAGGAAGAAGTCAGGTTGACTCTGTCTCTCAACGTTCTTCAAGGCTTGGCTCTCTGTGTATGCTATTACCTGTGTTGTCCAAGAAGAGAGACAACCCTCCGTCGAAGGTGGAAGCCACTGCAAGCCAGGTGATGAGGGCGACGCAGGTACCCGACACGCTGCCGATCACCATGGCGATGCCTGTCAGACGGCCCCAGAACATGCACAGGGCGAGAGGGATCACTGCCGAGCCAACGAGGATCCCCATGAACGAGTAAACCCAACCAAGATTCAGCTGTAACGGGAGGAGAAGCCGACAGTTGGTCAAGAACGGAACTGCAAACATTAACGCCACgtaacaaaatgtttcaagcCGTGTCTATAAACCTTACGTGAGGTAGCATGCATGCAGACAAGCAGATGTTCATCGTAAATAAAAGTTAGCATGACAAGAGATTTGCATACTATTGTTGAAATTATCTGCTCAGGGAGACATGAAAATGTTTGGTGGAATACTTTCAGCACCGTAGCTTGAATGCGAGTCAAGCCCTCCCATGCCAGCCAGGTATGCGGGTTGAGACTCCACTTCCAGACATTATTGGAAGACATTAAACTGATTTTAACCGGTGTGTAAGGACAAATGAGCAATATCGGCAGCTGTTAGAGATTTTATAAGCCTACCATGGAGTGCAATACCAACAGGCGGGCTGCATCATGGTGCAGAATTTTGTGACACGCGTGAATGAACTGGACAAGTAGCCTACAGTCTCGATGAAATTGTTTCTCTGGCTTGCATTTCTAGGGTCGATGCCAATAAATCATTATGACTCTTTTAAGAAATCTTTATTTCCACCATTTATGAGACAAtatgaaaacttgtttttaaaaaataataaaatactattgtttattaaaacctgtaaaaaattgcaaagaaacagaagaagatggaggaggaggaaaaaatggAACTGGAGACAAGCAAACCCCCATCATGTAGAGCAGAACTGTGAGCGGTAGAATGGCCATGGTTGTCCACACTAGGCACCAGTTCTTGAGGCGGTTCAGGTAGTCAGTGTACTCGCGGTAGTGGCCGTGGGTCGGACACTTGTACTCGGAGCGCACTGACCGCTGGTTCAGGTCCCGGTCTCTAGAAGGTATGGAAGGCAAACTATGGTCATGGGCCAGGTCAAAAGGACACGTGGAAGCCGATGTCAAGGAAAGAACAACCATTATTACAACCGCACTGTGTGCAAACAAGATAGATTCCTTCTAGTTTTAACAGAAACAATAGCATCTACCCACGATtaggcagacaaacaaacaaaaatgttgacatgggttaatgcagacagacaaacgggcagaataagaaaatgaacaagaagGATATATCGCAAGCTTCTGAATTAGAAAAAGTTCTTTTCAATAACAATTCATCAAACTTCCTTTTTCGTGCCCAGCTACCCTAGAGACGAACATGTGCCACCACTCACTTGTCATCTTGGTGGCACGGCTCGCAGTAGGCCATGCTGATGCACGTGCACTTGTCGCGCGGGTTGGCCATGCGACCACGCCCCTTTCCGCACAAGATGCAGCTGTTTAGTGTCCGTAGTCTTGCGGTATGGCTGAAGGCATTTGAAAATCAGTATGTAAACAAATTTGTCAAATAATTGACGAATTATTGAAAATCACTTAGCTTTACTGATGTCTGTGTAAGATGTGCAGTACTCACTAATACAAAATGGCGGAGGCTTATGTGGACTGGCTAAGTAAACTATCAAATGCAGGGATGCAGAAATCGGCAGAAATCTACAGAATTACCGTATAAAGTTTACATCCTTACTCAACGCCGCTGATTTCCATGCTATGACCTGTACATGCAGCCTTGCTTATATTTTAAACGTAAATGTTAAGTTCATAACATTGTATGGACCAGCTGTCACATATTTCCAGATGTCACGTCTACGATGTTGCTATTTTCCTGTCggtaaaagaaagagaggtttCACAAAGCTGCAGGATTGATTGATTTGTGATGGTCTTGAGGTCATGGTATTGACCTAAAATCTCGCAGTTCTCGACGTGTCGAGCTCTTTGCCGccaacacttttattttcttcgtcaACTTCCAGCGAGTTCGCTTTGATGGCCGAATGTTTCTATTGTCATCTTTTTGTTTGGCTAACGAATTACAATTCTGTAATGTCCATTGTTCTCTGTCTTCAccgtctttgaaaaaaaaaatccaataacACAGCATTTTTGTGAGATGAGGGCTCGTTATCGGCATTCACTTTCGCGTGCGGTTTATTTCTTTAGCTGAACTCGTCTCTGGAGGACGAAAATCTTGTGAGACATGGCAAGCTGACTAGCCTTGGCACGGTAGTGAGCCGTGACAGGATGGAGTGTATTGATGGTACTGTAATAATGCGTGACGGGATGGAGTGTATTGATGGTACTGTAATGATGCATGACGGGATGGACAATTGCATCCACTGGGATGAGGCATTGGGAGATGGAGAGTATTGATAGAGTTGTGATACCAGATACCTGACCAGGCAACAATGTAGACATAATAATCGCAGTGGTGGAGTGCTGGCGAATGCAGTTCATTGATGGACACAGCGAGGCATGCTATACTTTACAGTGTAGGGGCTAGAGTTGGGGGATGTTTTTtcatgccgagccagcaactaaagataaatcacgacaaagcagccaggcatgtaaacagatgccacatgcagaaaaagaacaacgtgaccgagacgagatatgaagCCAGGACAGCAAATCCTCACTGTATTCCGCAAAAGGTATTCTCTTCGGTTGGCCACCGGCTGCCCTGGGCGTACAGTGGCAATGTGACCGGTACACTAATATGAACACGAGACACTAAAAGATTTCGTTCATAAAGCCCAAGAGCAGACCACAACGGCCCCCTTACAATAGGTCTTTTTTAGAAAGTTTGAATATTGGATAATATTTCTTTAGATGACAATTTTTATGAGGACATACTGCGGACCGTCACGTCTTCTTTTTGTAGAACTACTTCTGAAATCAGTTTACCTCTTGGCGACCACTGTTGTCATGTGTTTCCGAGATCAATTACTGTTGTGAAATGACGAATCTAGTGTgattatgaaatattttgagtttGATTGTTACTTCTTTGGCAGTAATTTGTAACTAACAAGAGTTTTTATGAGCTCGtagaaatgttttacaaaagtttTCTGCTCGAGGAAGGAGTTTGGTATTTCTACGAGCGCTATATCTTGACCTCTGCTTCATCTGTATAAGGCTGAAGGTGTGTGAGTGATGGTTGGTACTCACCCTGAGATAAATGCCATAAATGTCGTAAATGAGGATGGAGGTCACGGCCATGACCTCTGCAGACCCAGTCGATGTCACAGCCATCAAGAGCATGATCAGCATCATTATCTCGCCCTGTTTCCCAAGCAGATGGGAAGCTACTAGAGGTGCGACAAGGCcttaagaaaagaagaacacaTATTAGAGACAGATAAAGAAGACAACAAGCTGTGAAGCGTTTCTAATTCGTCAGTCCTTGCAGTCAGGCAAAATGTCTACAGGCATGCCATGGAGATAAAGCTTTAGACAGAAGTAAAAATGGTTGGCAGAAAATATATACGTCCATTTTCTGTATTAGGAAAGATCTACAATTTCATGGTCTCCCTTGGGATGTAACCATAGATCCgaaggggagggagaaagaCATCAAGGTTTCCAAGGTAATAACCCTCGCACTCGTATCCAATGTCGAGACTGTCAAAGCACAACGGACCACCCAGCACGCGGACAGACGCAGTCTTCACGTCCGAACAGAGtgtctctcttcccttctgtACAGCAGCGCCGCACTAACATCCACGCACACAGATATATCAAGTTATACTTTTTAAGGCGTGTTTATTTGCGATGCTTTGCTTACCTTCATTGACTTGCTCTGCCTTGAGCAGAGGCTCGCCGTTACTGGCAGACAGGACGATGTATGCCAAGCCCATGGTCGTGGCAAAGGAGAAGGGCATGGCAAACCACGCGATGCCCCCGAGCAGGAACCCCAGTGCCCCCTGCTGGGGCTTGGCGGCCACGCTGCTCTGCCAGTAGGACTGGTCCATGAAGACGGTGCCAAAATTGCCTGTTAAATTTGACCATTCTTTCTGTACCATTTGAATGATTGCAGACAATAGGGATTTGATAGAAGACCACAGACCAAGGCACAACACCAACAATCACAGACAATCAGGGAatgaaaaagcgaaaaaaaaaaaatgctagaaGTAGGCAATGATAATAGATAAATATATCCaataaatggaataaaaatgCGACATAAAAAGTGCCAAGGCACCCACCAGAAGAATGATACTCAAGTCATGTCAAAACCGACAGTAGTGCTGACATAGTAGATAATACAGTCGCCTTCACAATACCTCAACAGGTCTGACATTGTGAACTAAAACACTCACTGGCTCACAAACACTACTCACATACAGATAAAATATACAGAATAcagacacgcgcgcgcacacacacacacaaacataatgtGCAGACATACATACCCATACACGACATTCAACACACGCGCAAACGTACATTCTCTCACTATATACATGAAGGTGGGAAAGTGGcacaaacaagagagagaggctTAATTAGCAGCCTAATCCAATTAGAGACGCTGCCATCAGTTGGACAAAGCATTGCTTTGCATAGGCACCTCTATTTTCTCTTCCTACAAATGTCAAGTTCAGCGGATAGGGGTGGAAGAGGGAATGATACCAGAACCGAAATCGAATaatcaaatgcaaaatgtgGGGCAACCTCGGTGACAATTTTTCCGTTGTTGAGAAAAAGAgttagaatgtgtgtgtgtgtgtgtgtgtttcgtaaGTAATTCATGAGTGTGAAAAAAAGTGATACGTTTGACCGACCTTCAAAGCCTGaaacaattgaaaaaatataCCGCGGGTGGAGTTTTTGACGGAGGACGGAAGAAACTGAACACACCCGATGGGCGTGTACCAATCTACTTAAAAGCACAGCATCGCACAGCGCTTGAGAATGGCCGAGTGCAAAGACAATTTGTTTTACCAGCTAATGATTTTCATTCTAAACACACCCTAAGTACATGAGAGCAAACAGTCGGCGTTTAGCCCGGGCAGCAGGAATGTGGGATTGTTTCCATAAACAAATCGCTGCTTTTGAGCGgaggtgaaaataaaagtacGAGAGGGACGTGGCTGAAAAAATGTCGCGACACGTAAAGACTGAAAAACTCTCACTCCTCCCTTCTCTTCATTCTCTTCGTTAAGACACAGCCTGCAGAAAGTTCTCCTTTCGGATTTAAAGGACCTCttttatcttgtattattttctactgtgttttttctttaaaagttgtAAGTCTGAACTTTAAAATGCTTGAGTGGCTGTAAATTACTAATTTTTCTTGAAACGTATTCATTGAAAAATTTGTTCTGCACCTGTATTGCTGAGAATGTTTTAAATCTATATAAATACTTTACATTGCAAATTTTGAACAGCACTTAACTATAAGATTTTGTTCCTTACATAAACatattagtttttaatttgactGTTCAGTCGGATGGAAGAGGGTTCTACACGGCGTATACACCATGCATTGTGTCTGTACACAGCGTCCACTAATGAAGTTGTTGCCCACTCGAGCTTCCATTAATAGACTTTACGTGTCTGGCGGTGGCTGCCCGGCTCCACTTTCACATCGACACTCTCGTTATCTCTGACCTTCTTGACGACCGAACTATTCAAGAATTCGACAAACGAGCGGTCGTAAGGCAGTCTTGGTGGACCGCACATTGATGTAATTACTGAACCCTTGGTCTGACTTTGTGGAAACGAATGGCGTCTGAGAGCATTGTACTAATGATCTCATCCTCCAACCCCACAACAATCAGCAATAAAATGTGCCATTTACccatctaaaacaaaaaaataaagaaatttactCAGTGTTCTAATAGTGTATCTCAGAGGACTCGCAGAACTCGCAGGACACTGAAATGAATGTCCAGTGTTTATCTTCTCCTTTCTACGCTTGTCGTACGAGGCCTCTGTACCAAAGTCACATCTCAACCCCTCACAACGCTAGTAACAATCCTTCCCCCCACTTTTGAGCCCTTCATCACCTAAATTTCTTTGCTGGTCTGAGCTAGTTGTAAAACTGCTTGTGCTGATCTTGATTGCTGACAGTTAGGTTTTACAAACATTCCTCAGTAATAAACGCTGGAGCGAAaacttttctgttcttgaaCCCCACCCTCCACCAATCTGTACTGTTTTGCATAAAGACCGTTCCTAACTTGACAAATATAAACGAAATGTAGACAAGCTTGACAAAGATTTTAcattataaaaactttgccagacTTGGTCAAAGGTTAGTCTACATTTGTCCAATGACGAACGGTCTTCATGTGAAGAACGATACTCACCTACGATGTTGGTAATGCCGAACATCAAGGCAgagcccgagacgagagtcAAGTAGCTATTTTCAAGGTTCCCTTCGGATATTTTCGCACAGGACAGAATGTCATACATCCGGTCCACGCTGCCTGTAACGGGACATGAGAAGATAAGTCACGCGGGTCACACGCAAATAAATTATTGTGCGAATGGCATCAAACTGGACACTGAAGTAAACAAGTTGTGAAGATAGTGGAGAGTACTATAACATGTGGCGCACAAAGAAGCTTGTGACAAACAAAGTGATCCTCAAAATGTTTGCGTCTTGTagtgaagaaagataaaagatagaTGAGGTATAAAGATCGACACAAATTTGGTACTGATGGCTACCACAGGTTTGTAAGTCTGGTAGGGAAGACTGTTATCAGTTGACTAATATTCTCATCCTCAGACATAATTCAACAGTCAAAACGACCTTTTTACAGAATACGTTACCCTACTCTTTGCTAAGCAAATCCGCACATAATACAGTTCTTTTACCAGCTGCCATGGACGTTCCATGTGCCAGATACCGCAGAatgcttttcaaatgtttgaaagagaagttaatggaaacattaaaaacacattaaggcgttttgtgaaaaaagtaaGAGACCTAATGGACTGCCGGAGTTGTTGGGGTCCATGTAGACCTTGGACATAAAGATGACCAAGATAACATACATGATGGCTGTGTTAAAGTAAGACACGTAGACAGTAGCCCCCAGGCCACCGATAAAAGTGTAAGCACCGATGGTGGCGGCGACGAGAGTTGTGGCGTACTCCAGGCTGATGAACTTCACCAATGAAGTAATCACTGCAGCGCCACCTGAAAGGCGCATAAAAGTTCGTCAGGCAGATATCTCTTTGTAACGTTTAGCATcaataaagtaaaaacaaaaagtttattaCTAATAAGCATTTAATAAATTCCAGGCCATCTGTGTCAGTAAGCAACACAAGCCTGTACTGTCAATAGACCTATAAGCTATGTCCGAAAGAGCAGTATCAAAAGACATGTAGGTGACTCCATATTGTCTGCAACGGCTAGGATTTAAGACTGCGTGTTCCACCTTAAACAGCAGAAGTCACCATGTGATGGAGCTGATGTTCTTACCCAACATGAGCATGGCGGTGACGATGATGTTGGTGGCAAGAGCAAAGACGCAGAAGACCTTGTGAGTTGTTTTCCCGAACCTGGCCTTGACGACCTGCAGGTAGGTCTTGGCTCCTGGTGCCCGTATTTTCAGCTGAACCGACAGCATGGAGAAAAGAAGGATCTGAATGGTCGCCCCTGCTGCGTACCAGAAAGCCCCGCTGACGCCGTACTGGCAAAGAGACCAGGAAGTGACGTAAGGAGGGTAGATGAGGGTACaataaatcagaaaatgttATCAAGCCTTTTTGTGAAAAAGACGTGAAAACAGATTAATTAAGAGCATTGTAATTTCGGCagataaaatttcatttaaacaaaataaagggaagaaaataattaattttgcaATGGTCCTATCCTACCTAATTATAATGTTGATGTGATGGGGCTATCGAAAGAAACACTCGTCACTGTAGTCTGAgaagaaagtgtttttaatgcCATAGAGAAGTTTTTATCactgttttatttgtgcatcTGATGCTCAGAACTAATCTAACATGTAGGATAGGGTATGCATGGTCGCTTGCAGCAATCGTTTGTAGAAAGATAGTAAATGGACAACATAGAAAAGGAAAGGCAACaaaggacagagaaagaaatttattcGTGCATGCTTCCAAATCAATAGCCGTTCACAACAACAGGACAATGAAAATGAGTTCAAACGCTAGTGCAGGAGATACCTAAGCTACATTATTCAGTAAGTAGGTGGCAGCACGTCTTTcggaagctaaaaaaaaaaaaaacaaaaccctctGCTTTTTACATTGTACAATGTGCCATGGAATCTTTACTACTTGCTGTGAAGCCTATACCAATTGTTTTGAAAAGCAGATTTTCTCGAACGATTACCGGGTTTCATTGCCTGGCTAGGTGCTTTAGACATTTAGAATGCCTGCAGATGATCTAGGAGAACACTCTGAAGCTCATTTGTAAAATTGCTGAATTTA
The Pomacea canaliculata isolate SZHN2017 linkage group LG2, ASM307304v1, whole genome shotgun sequence genome window above contains:
- the LOC112557359 gene encoding LOW QUALITY PROTEIN: urea-proton symporter DUR3-like (The sequence of the model RefSeq protein was modified relative to this genomic sequence to represent the inferred CDS: deleted 1 base in 1 codon) — protein: MFEVFNTSACQTVLNASGQLLASLGMSAGKGIEQSVELWEALLIIVATGVLASILAAGFTYLRKTIYNDKDSLDTSFDAGGKVNAGLTATSIVSQWIWAATLLRSASVASEYGVSGAFWYAAGATIQILLFSMLSVQLKIRAPGAKTYLQVVKARFGKTTHKVFCVFALATNIIVTAMLMLGGAAVITSLVKFISLEYATTLVAATIGAYTFIGGLGATVYVSYFNTAIMYVILVIFMSKVYMDPNNSGSPLGSVDRMYDILSCAKISEGNLENSYLTLVSGSALMFGITNIVGNFGTVFMDQSYWQSSVAAKPQQGALGFLLGGIAWFAMPFSFATTMGLAYIVLSASNGEPLLKAEQVNEGLVAPLVASHLLGKQGEIMMLIMLLMAVTSTGSAEVMAVTSILIYDIYGIYLRPYRKTTDTNSCILCGKGRGRMANPRDKCTCISMAYCEPCHQDDKDRDLNQRSVRSEYKCPTHGHYREYTDYLNRLKNWCLVWTTMAILPLTVLLYMMGLNLGWVYSFMGILVGSAVIPLALCMFWGRLTGIAMVIGSVSGTCVALITWLAVASTFDGGLSLFLDNTGKELPMLCGNLVAILFSGVVTVVVSFVTNRYYDKSQDAEIWENTRDIDNPLAPWTEVYAKELNLSGAHQLDNRPTLQEVSDTFRAARLLANIGSLVLTVVLVLVWPAFMVLVRVMSREEFTHWINVAKAWAFLALLFVLVVPLLNEAWDVVSAFKARSKVHNDVDSLSATRPTRIDTKRAPRRHSPSHLTATTTPPPTSASVTSSRPTTRPCRMAAARHQTTTSEETRSSTTPAWSQICRWRRTEGWDKRSPWKRLDSRCFNYEKVPDGSVCKKGEGTGTVGPRSFLLSEEMRLPEKVRDCGRWYLP